From the Sphingomonas suaedae genome, one window contains:
- a CDS encoding NADH-quinone oxidoreductase subunit M, which yields MSGLLSIMLIVPLVAALACLFVGANQARWIALGATLVDLVLGGVLWANFEIGGPQWQFVEYAPIFGRFAWALGIDGFALLLILLSVFLMPICIGASWTAIEKRVPEYMAAFLITEVLMIGTFAAQDIFLFYMFFEAGLIPMFLIIGIWGGANRIYASYKFFLYTLLGSLLMLIAMMYMSITAGTTYIPELMEYDFPDGVQTWLWLAFFASFAVKMPMWPVHTWLPDAHVQAPTAGSVILAGVLLKLGGYGFLRFSLPMFPEASAQLIWLVFGLSCIAVVVTSLIALVQNDMKKLIAYSSVAHMAIVTLGLFTFNRQGIEGAMMVMLGHGLVSGALFLCVGVIYDRLHTREIDRYGGLAINMPKYAILFMLFTMASIGLPGTSNFVGELLALMGTYQVSTLATLIATTGIILGAGYMLYLYRRVVFGDLVKDDVKAMPDLSKREMALLAPIAAVVLWMGVYPESFLAPMRADVATLLARIERARPAGDSQPTPGNPAAAEAAHAEEHKSAEHGAAH from the coding sequence ATGAGCGGCCTTCTCTCCATCATGCTGATCGTGCCGCTGGTTGCGGCGCTGGCCTGTCTGTTCGTCGGTGCCAATCAGGCGCGCTGGATCGCGCTCGGCGCGACGCTGGTCGATCTCGTCCTTGGCGGCGTCCTGTGGGCGAATTTCGAGATTGGCGGCCCGCAATGGCAGTTCGTCGAATATGCCCCGATCTTCGGCCGCTTCGCATGGGCGCTGGGCATCGACGGGTTCGCGCTGCTGCTGATCCTGCTCAGCGTGTTCCTGATGCCGATCTGCATCGGCGCCAGCTGGACCGCGATCGAGAAGCGCGTGCCCGAATATATGGCGGCGTTCCTGATCACCGAAGTGCTGATGATCGGCACCTTCGCGGCGCAGGATATCTTCCTGTTCTACATGTTCTTCGAAGCCGGCCTGATCCCGATGTTCCTGATCATCGGCATCTGGGGCGGGGCGAACCGCATCTACGCGTCGTACAAATTCTTCCTCTACACGCTGCTCGGCTCGCTGCTGATGCTGATCGCGATGATGTATATGAGCATCACCGCAGGCACGACCTACATCCCCGAACTGATGGAATATGACTTCCCTGACGGGGTGCAGACCTGGCTGTGGCTGGCCTTCTTCGCCTCCTTCGCGGTCAAGATGCCGATGTGGCCGGTCCACACCTGGCTTCCCGACGCGCACGTGCAGGCGCCGACCGCAGGGTCGGTGATCCTGGCGGGCGTGCTGCTGAAGCTCGGCGGCTATGGCTTCCTGCGCTTCAGCCTGCCGATGTTCCCCGAAGCATCGGCGCAGCTGATCTGGCTCGTCTTCGGCCTGTCCTGCATCGCGGTGGTGGTCACCAGCCTGATCGCGCTGGTGCAGAACGACATGAAGAAGCTGATCGCCTATTCGTCCGTCGCCCATATGGCGATCGTGACGCTCGGCCTGTTCACCTTCAACCGGCAGGGGATCGAGGGCGCGATGATGGTGATGCTGGGTCACGGCCTGGTGTCGGGCGCGCTGTTCCTGTGTGTCGGCGTGATCTACGACCGCCTGCATACCCGCGAGATTGACCGCTATGGCGGCCTGGCGATCAACATGCCCAAATACGCGATCCTGTTCATGCTGTTCACCATGGCCTCTATCGGTCTTCCGGGTACCAGCAACTTCGTTGGCGAATTGCTGGCGCTGATGGGCACCTATCAGGTCTCGACGCTGGCGACGCTGATCGCGACCACCGGCATCATCCTGGGCGCGGGCTATATGCTCTACCTCTATCGTCGGGTCGTATTCGGCGACCTCGTCAAGGACGACGTCAAGGCGATGCCGGACCTCAGCAAGCGCGAAATGGCGCTGCTGGCGCCGATCGCGGCGGTGGTGTTGTGGATGGGCGTGTACCCCGAGAGCTTCCTCGCCCCGATGCGCGCCGATGTCGCGACACTGCTCGCCCGGATCGAGCGCGCACGTCCGGCGGGTGATAGCCAGCCGACCCCCGGCAATCCGGCAGCGGCCGAGGCCGCGCATGCCGAAGAGCATAAATCCGCCGAGCACGGAGCGGCACACTGA
- the nuoN gene encoding NADH-quinone oxidoreductase subunit NuoN, which produces MDYAAQLSMVLPEIVLSLGGLALLMVAAWGGQAVTRAISWVSVAVLIGGGIALLGPASAGGTAFDGLYRADLFAAFAKVLIFFAAAVSIVIAPRFFAKTSGEDLRPEYPVLILFATAGMGMMVSANDLLTLYVGLELQSLAAYVLASFMRRDERSAEAGLKYFILGSLASGILLYGISLMYGFSGTTVFGDIAAAYAAGSNTGLLFGLVFVFAGLAFKMSAVPFHMWTPDVYEGAPTPVTTFFASAPKVAAVALLVRVAIDAMGPVTSDWRQIVIFAALASIVLGAVAAIGQTNIKRLLAYSSINNVGFALIGLAAGTAEGVAGVLTYMTIYVVMTLGSFIVVLQMRGADGQPVETIASLSGLSRTRPALAAALAIFMFSLAGIPPLFGFWAKFAVFEAAVKADLFALAAIGIAASVIGAYYYLKIVKTMYFDEPAPEYARDGSALEGGLIAAAAVFVSPLGYLLIPALGAWSMAAAQVLF; this is translated from the coding sequence ATGGACTACGCCGCACAACTTTCGATGGTCCTGCCCGAGATCGTCCTTTCGCTGGGCGGTTTGGCGCTGCTGATGGTCGCCGCCTGGGGCGGTCAGGCCGTGACCCGCGCGATCAGCTGGGTTTCGGTCGCGGTGCTGATCGGCGGCGGAATCGCGCTGCTCGGCCCGGCCTCGGCCGGTGGCACCGCCTTCGACGGCCTCTACCGCGCCGATCTGTTCGCGGCTTTCGCCAAGGTGCTGATCTTCTTCGCCGCGGCAGTATCGATCGTCATCGCCCCGCGCTTCTTCGCGAAGACCAGCGGCGAGGATCTGCGCCCGGAATATCCAGTCCTGATCCTCTTTGCGACGGCGGGCATGGGGATGATGGTGTCGGCGAACGACCTGCTAACGCTCTATGTCGGCCTGGAGCTCCAGAGCCTTGCCGCCTATGTGCTGGCGAGCTTCATGCGCCGTGACGAGCGTTCGGCGGAAGCGGGCCTGAAATACTTCATCCTCGGCTCGCTCGCGTCGGGCATCCTGCTTTACGGTATCAGCCTAATGTACGGATTCAGCGGCACCACGGTGTTCGGCGATATCGCTGCGGCCTATGCGGCGGGCAGCAATACCGGCCTGCTATTCGGCCTGGTGTTCGTCTTCGCCGGGCTGGCGTTCAAGATGTCGGCGGTGCCGTTCCACATGTGGACGCCCGACGTGTACGAAGGTGCGCCGACGCCGGTCACGACCTTCTTCGCCAGCGCGCCCAAGGTTGCGGCCGTTGCGCTCTTGGTGCGCGTCGCGATCGACGCGATGGGGCCGGTGACCAGCGACTGGCGCCAGATCGTGATCTTTGCCGCGCTCGCCTCGATCGTGCTCGGCGCGGTCGCGGCGATCGGGCAGACCAATATCAAGCGGCTGCTCGCCTATTCCTCGATCAACAATGTCGGCTTCGCGCTGATCGGACTTGCCGCCGGCACTGCCGAGGGCGTGGCCGGCGTGCTGACCTATATGACGATCTATGTCGTCATGACGCTGGGCAGCTTCATCGTCGTGCTCCAGATGCGGGGGGCGGATGGCCAGCCGGTCGAGACGATCGCCAGCCTGTCGGGCCTGTCCCGCACCCGCCCGGCGCTGGCCGCAGCACTCGCGATCTTCATGTTCAGCCTCGCGGGCATCCCGCCGCTGTTCGGCTTCTGGGCCAAGTTCGCGGTGTTCGAGGCGGCGGTAAAGGCCGACCTGTTCGCCCTGGCAGCGATCGGTATCGCGGCGTCGGTCATTGGCGCCTATTATTATCTCAAGATCGTCAAGACGATGTATTTCGACGAGCCCGCACCCGAATATGCCCGGGACGGCAGCGCGCTCGAGGGCGGTTTGATCGCCGCCGCCGCCGTGTTCGTCTCGCCGCTCGGCTATCTGCTGATACCGGCACTGGGCGCATGGTCGATGGCGGCAGCACAGGTTCTGTTCTGA
- a CDS encoding biotin--[acetyl-CoA-carboxylase] ligase — MVDGGSTGSVLIRTIPETGSTNADMLALAVAGAPEGSWLRAERQTAGKGRQGRAWDSPAGNFYGSTLVCLRPTDPPAPTLALMTVVALEEAVRVFLPRGVTIKWPNDLLIDGAKLSGVLLERAGDAVVVGIGVNLTHHPELPDRPATSLAAQGIAVNVATFADVLAESFARWLSRWRGEGLEPVRQRWLDRAHPSGTALTARLPDGTRHEGLFDGLTGDGALILRLADGSRHVIHAGDVFLI, encoded by the coding sequence ATGGTCGATGGCGGCAGCACAGGTTCTGTTCTGATCCGCACCATCCCGGAAACGGGCTCGACCAATGCCGACATGCTTGCGCTCGCCGTGGCGGGCGCCCCGGAGGGCAGCTGGCTGCGCGCCGAGCGCCAGACGGCGGGCAAAGGACGACAGGGCAGGGCGTGGGACTCGCCGGCCGGCAATTTCTACGGCAGCACGCTCGTCTGCTTGCGGCCAACCGATCCGCCTGCGCCTACATTGGCGTTGATGACGGTCGTAGCGCTGGAAGAGGCTGTGCGCGTGTTTCTGCCACGCGGGGTGACGATCAAATGGCCCAACGATCTGCTGATCGACGGCGCGAAGCTGTCGGGCGTGCTGCTCGAGCGCGCCGGGGATGCGGTCGTGGTGGGCATTGGCGTCAATCTGACCCACCATCCCGAGCTGCCCGATCGACCGGCGACCAGCCTTGCGGCGCAGGGGATTGCGGTCAATGTCGCGACCTTCGCGGACGTGCTGGCGGAGAGCTTCGCGCGCTGGCTCTCACGCTGGCGCGGCGAGGGGCTGGAGCCGGTGCGCCAACGCTGGCTCGACCGCGCCCATCCGAGCGGCACCGCACTCACCGCGCGCTTGCCCGACGGAACCCGTCATGAAGGTCTGTTCGACGGCCTGACCGGCGATGGCGCACTGATCCTGCGCTTGGCCGATGGGTCGCGGCATGTCATTCATGCCGGCGACGTCTTCCTGATCTGA
- a CDS encoding type III pantothenate kinase, which yields MLLAIDAGNTNVVFALVEGREVKARWRIATDPRRTADEYAVWLSQLLTLEGYERGVVTGVVIGTVVPRALHNLEVLSQKYFGCTPLVAGRDGWPIALDVEEPQSVGADRALNIIAAHANHPGDLIIIDFGTAATFDVADYTGAYKGGIIAPGINLSLDALVTAAAKLPRIAIEAPANTSVIGRNTVDQMHIGIYWGYIAMIEGLVARMKAEIGRPVKVIATGGLAVLFEKQTDVFDVIEPDLTIQGLAMLWERSLR from the coding sequence ATGCTGCTCGCGATCGATGCCGGCAACACCAACGTCGTCTTTGCGCTCGTCGAAGGGCGCGAGGTCAAGGCGCGCTGGCGCATCGCCACCGATCCGCGCCGCACCGCCGACGAATATGCGGTCTGGCTGAGCCAGTTGCTGACGCTTGAGGGCTATGAGCGCGGCGTCGTTACCGGCGTCGTCATCGGCACCGTTGTCCCGCGCGCCCTCCACAATCTGGAAGTGCTCTCGCAGAAATATTTCGGCTGCACCCCGCTGGTCGCCGGCCGCGACGGTTGGCCGATTGCGCTGGATGTGGAAGAGCCCCAAAGCGTCGGCGCCGACCGAGCGCTCAACATTATTGCCGCGCACGCCAATCATCCCGGTGATCTCATCATCATCGATTTCGGCACGGCCGCTACCTTCGATGTTGCGGACTATACCGGCGCCTACAAGGGCGGCATCATCGCGCCTGGCATCAACCTGTCACTCGACGCGTTGGTCACGGCCGCAGCCAAGCTGCCGCGCATCGCGATCGAGGCTCCGGCCAATACCAGTGTCATCGGCCGCAACACGGTCGATCAGATGCATATCGGAATTTACTGGGGCTATATCGCGATGATCGAGGGACTGGTCGCGCGCATGAAGGCAGAGATCGGCCGTCCGGTAAAGGTGATCGCGACTGGCGGCCTCGCGGTGCTGTTCGAAAAGCAGACCGATGTGTTCGACGTGATCGAGCCGGACCTGACGATTCAGGGGCTGGCGATGCTGTGGGAGCGGTCGCTGCGCTGA
- a CDS encoding ribonuclease J — translation MTPGKELLFLALGGSGEIGMNVNLYGCHGKWIMVDCGVIFGTPDYPGIDLILPDLQFIEERLDDLLGIVLTHGHEDHIGALPYLAGDLGVPLYATPFTAGLIHGKLEEEGIADRIELNVVREEEPFDVGPFGIRYLPLAHSIPEGNAVLIDTPYGRVFHTGDWKIDDTPVMGSASTAEELTAVGDEGVLALVCDSTNVFNPEASGSESAVREGLDEVVAGIKGRVLVTTFASNAARLQTLGEVAKDTGRAMCVAGRSLDRILRVAKATGYLRDFPETVDFETAMKLPRDKVMIIATGGQGEPRAALARIADDTHQLKLESGDTVVFSSKQIPGNEMAIGRIMNILAGKGVEMITDRQAFVHVSGHPGRPELAAMYDWIRPDILVPVHGEMRHIAEQARFGRAHGIPNAVVQNNGEIIRLAPGKPKKIGNAPAGRLVLDGDVILPADGSTMNERRKLGLYGQMSVAVAIKGNGKLAGQPEVTIQGVPAEEDRDRLIADASAAVAKVMGEARGGDRDKLREAIRLAARRVAVRYTGKKPVMDVMLIEV, via the coding sequence ATGACCCCCGGTAAAGAACTCCTCTTCCTCGCGCTCGGCGGTTCGGGCGAAATTGGCATGAACGTCAATCTCTATGGCTGCCACGGCAAGTGGATCATGGTCGATTGCGGCGTGATCTTTGGCACGCCCGACTATCCCGGCATCGACCTGATCCTGCCCGACCTTCAGTTTATCGAAGAGCGGCTGGATGACCTGCTCGGCATCGTGCTGACCCATGGGCATGAGGATCATATCGGCGCGCTGCCCTATCTGGCGGGCGATCTGGGCGTGCCGCTCTATGCCACGCCGTTCACTGCGGGGCTGATCCACGGCAAGCTGGAAGAGGAAGGTATTGCCGACCGCATCGAGCTGAACGTGGTTCGCGAGGAGGAGCCGTTCGACGTTGGTCCGTTCGGCATCCGCTACCTTCCGCTCGCGCATTCGATTCCCGAGGGTAACGCGGTGCTGATCGACACGCCTTATGGCCGCGTGTTCCACACCGGTGACTGGAAGATCGACGACACGCCCGTCATGGGCTCCGCCTCCACCGCCGAGGAACTCACCGCAGTCGGTGACGAAGGCGTGTTGGCACTGGTGTGCGATTCGACCAACGTCTTCAACCCGGAGGCGTCTGGCTCCGAATCTGCGGTGCGTGAGGGGCTGGACGAAGTCGTTGCGGGCATTAAGGGCCGCGTCCTCGTCACCACCTTTGCCTCCAACGCTGCGCGGTTGCAGACGCTGGGTGAGGTTGCGAAGGACACCGGCCGCGCGATGTGCGTCGCGGGCCGCTCGCTCGACCGAATCCTGCGTGTTGCCAAGGCCACCGGTTATCTGCGCGATTTCCCCGAAACGGTCGATTTCGAAACCGCGATGAAACTGCCCCGCGACAAGGTGATGATCATCGCCACCGGCGGGCAGGGCGAACCGCGCGCCGCGCTCGCCCGCATCGCCGATGACACGCATCAGCTGAAACTCGAATCGGGCGACACCGTCGTCTTCTCGTCCAAGCAGATTCCCGGCAATGAAATGGCGATCGGCCGGATCATGAACATATTGGCGGGCAAGGGGGTCGAGATGATCACCGATCGTCAGGCGTTCGTCCATGTCTCCGGCCATCCGGGTCGCCCCGAACTGGCGGCAATGTATGACTGGATCCGGCCCGACATCCTCGTCCCCGTCCATGGCGAGATGCGCCATATCGCGGAGCAAGCGCGGTTTGGGCGGGCGCATGGCATCCCCAATGCGGTCGTCCAGAACAACGGCGAGATCATCCGCCTGGCGCCGGGCAAGCCGAAAAAGATCGGCAACGCGCCGGCAGGCCGGCTGGTGCTCGATGGCGACGTGATCTTGCCCGCCGACGGCAGCACGATGAACGAGCGGCGCAAGCTCGGCCTTTATGGTCAGATGTCGGTCGCCGTGGCGATCAAGGGTAACGGCAAGCTGGCGGGCCAACCCGAGGTGACCATTCAGGGCGTTCCAGCCGAAGAGGATCGCGATCGCCTGATCGCCGATGCCAGCGCCGCGGTGGCCAAAGTGATGGGCGAGGCACGCGGCGGCGACCGCGACAAGCTGCGCGAGGCGATCCGGCTTGCCGCCCGGCGCGTCGCGGTGCGCTATACCGGGAAGAAGCCGGTCATGGACGTGATGCTGATCGAGGTGTGA
- a CDS encoding DUF1467 family protein, with protein MNWFSALAIYFLFWFLSLFLVLPFHARTSVEAGETLVKGQAESAPQRFQAGRIALWTTVVGTTFFALFYLNYVFGWITADMLDYWN; from the coding sequence ATGAACTGGTTCAGTGCGCTCGCAATCTATTTCCTGTTCTGGTTCCTGTCGCTGTTTCTGGTGCTCCCCTTCCACGCACGCACCAGCGTCGAGGCGGGGGAGACGCTGGTCAAGGGACAGGCCGAGAGCGCGCCGCAGCGGTTCCAGGCCGGGCGCATCGCGCTGTGGACTACGGTCGTCGGAACGACGTTCTTCGCGCTCTTCTATCTCAACTATGTCTTCGGCTGGATCACCGCCGACATGCTCGACTATTGGAACTGA
- a CDS encoding TIGR00645 family protein, producing MSDPLIPAPTGEPVRLKPLPLLIFSSRWLQLPLYVGLIVAQCVYVFLFIKELTHLVQHAWEFTEQQIMLVVLGLIDVVMISNLLVMVIVGGYETFVSRLGLKGHPDQPEWLSHVNAGVLKVKLAMAIIGISSIHLLRTFIEAGALGTPSGRVTEAGVLWQTIIHMAFIASAIGIAWVDRMTQTRH from the coding sequence ATGAGCGATCCGCTGATTCCCGCGCCCACCGGCGAACCCGTCCGCCTGAAGCCGCTGCCGCTGCTGATCTTCAGTTCGCGCTGGCTGCAGCTGCCGCTCTATGTCGGGCTAATCGTCGCGCAGTGCGTGTATGTATTTCTGTTCATCAAGGAACTCACCCACCTCGTCCAGCACGCCTGGGAATTCACCGAGCAACAAATCATGCTCGTCGTGCTGGGGCTGATCGATGTGGTGATGATTTCCAACCTGCTCGTGATGGTGATCGTCGGCGGCTATGAGACGTTCGTATCGCGCCTCGGCCTCAAGGGCCATCCCGACCAGCCCGAATGGCTGAGTCACGTCAATGCGGGCGTGCTGAAGGTGAAGCTGGCGATGGCGATCATCGGCATTTCGTCGATCCACCTGCTGCGCACCTTCATCGAAGCGGGGGCACTGGGTACGCCGAGCGGTCGCGTCACCGAAGCGGGCGTGTTGTGGCAAACGATCATCCACATGGCATTCATCGCATCGGCGATCGGTATTGCCTGGGTCGATCGCATGACCCAGACGAGGCACTGA
- a CDS encoding GNAT family N-acetyltransferase — MVIRTGGLDDPQVIALLELHAREMSDHSPPGTCHFLDLSGLKTPDITFLSAWDGNALLGVGALKQLDPLTGEVKSMRTVKTAQGRGVGAAMLDHIAMLARQRGYTALKLETGTGPLFEAAHGLYRRYGFTPCPPFAGYVETEFNRFYGMPLNVA; from the coding sequence ATGGTAATCCGCACCGGGGGCCTCGACGACCCTCAGGTGATCGCGCTGCTTGAACTTCACGCGCGCGAGATGTCGGACCATTCGCCCCCGGGTACTTGCCATTTCCTCGACCTGTCGGGACTCAAGACCCCCGACATCACGTTCCTCAGCGCCTGGGATGGCAATGCTCTGCTCGGCGTGGGCGCGCTCAAGCAACTCGATCCGCTGACCGGCGAGGTAAAGTCGATGCGAACCGTGAAGACGGCCCAGGGCCGGGGGGTTGGCGCGGCAATGCTCGATCATATCGCCATGCTTGCCCGACAGCGTGGCTATACCGCCCTCAAGCTCGAGACCGGCACCGGCCCGTTGTTCGAGGCGGCGCATGGGCTGTATCGCCGCTATGGATTCACGCCCTGCCCGCCCTTTGCGGGCTATGTCGAAACCGAGTTCAACCGCTTTTACGGGATGCCGCTGAACGTCGCTTGA
- a CDS encoding M14 family metallopeptidase — MSIQLNAAFDSGNIRLIDIDGDTVDVEIVADHQSDFFQWFHFRVSGAKGRTLTFRIVNAGKAAYAFGWPGYRARVSTDRAAWRLTDGNYADGVFSFSHSFDGDVAWFAYFAPYSMERHADLIARMAAKPGVSHRELGQTLDGRAMDLLTLGDGPKQVWLYARQHPGESMAEWWAEGALEKLTDPDDAAAQALRAKATFHVIPNMNPDGSFRGHLRTNAAGVNLNREWHTPTMERSPEVFLVRAAMDETGVDFAMDVHGDEAIPANFLAGFEGIPGWTDELGEKYYAFGRKLAATTPLFQLEKGYEKSAPGQANLSMSTNQLAERFGAVSMTLEMPFKDHDPSPEPEFGWSPDRCKALAHACLDTLAGMIDEI; from the coding sequence ATGAGCATCCAACTGAACGCCGCATTCGACAGCGGCAATATTCGCCTGATCGACATCGACGGGGACACCGTCGATGTCGAGATCGTCGCCGATCACCAGTCAGATTTCTTCCAATGGTTTCACTTTCGCGTTTCGGGCGCGAAGGGGCGGACGCTGACCTTTCGGATCGTCAATGCGGGCAAGGCAGCCTATGCCTTCGGCTGGCCCGGCTATCGGGCGCGGGTCAGCACTGATCGCGCCGCATGGCGCCTGACCGATGGCAACTATGCCGATGGCGTATTCAGCTTCAGCCACAGCTTCGATGGCGATGTCGCATGGTTCGCCTATTTCGCGCCCTATTCGATGGAGCGCCACGCCGACCTGATCGCACGCATGGCGGCAAAGCCCGGGGTGAGCCACCGCGAGTTGGGCCAGACTCTCGACGGGCGGGCGATGGACCTGCTGACGCTGGGCGACGGACCCAAGCAGGTGTGGCTCTATGCCCGCCAGCATCCCGGCGAATCGATGGCGGAGTGGTGGGCAGAAGGGGCGCTGGAGAAGCTGACCGACCCGGACGACGCTGCGGCGCAAGCGCTGCGGGCCAAGGCGACCTTCCACGTCATTCCCAACATGAACCCGGACGGCAGCTTCCGTGGCCATCTGCGCACCAATGCAGCGGGGGTGAACCTCAACCGCGAATGGCACACGCCGACGATGGAGAGGAGCCCCGAAGTGTTCCTCGTCCGCGCGGCGATGGACGAGACTGGCGTCGATTTCGCGATGGACGTACATGGCGACGAGGCGATCCCGGCCAACTTCCTCGCCGGGTTCGAGGGGATTCCCGGTTGGACCGATGAACTGGGCGAGAAATACTACGCGTTCGGTCGCAAGCTCGCCGCGACGACGCCGCTGTTCCAGCTCGAAAAGGGCTATGAGAAATCAGCGCCTGGGCAGGCAAATCTGTCTATGTCAACCAACCAGCTCGCCGAGCGGTTCGGCGCAGTGTCGATGACGCTGGAAATGCCGTTCAAGGATCACGATCCCAGCCCGGAGCCCGAATTCGGCTGGTCGCCCGATCGCTGCAAGGCTCTGGCCCATGCGTGCCTGGACACGCTGGCGGGCATGATCGACGAGATTTGA
- a CDS encoding DUF4136 domain-containing protein — MKTRALLALTLSAAALAGCSTTMGGRAAPVDVTRYHLSQPIPAGTVAVQPAPSGASGPEAQLYIDAVAATMGGMGFTPIDTAATADYLATVEFRRTDRGQVRTRPPVTIGLGGGSYGGNVGVGGGASVGIGSKTKTVYASELSVQLRRRGDNTVIWEGKAMTETLGAADGTQPTDTATRLSDALFKGFPGQSGITITVK; from the coding sequence ATGAAGACCCGTGCGTTGCTTGCCCTCACCCTTTCCGCCGCCGCGCTGGCGGGTTGTTCGACCACCATGGGCGGCCGCGCCGCACCGGTCGATGTGACGCGATACCATTTGTCCCAGCCAATTCCCGCAGGAACGGTCGCCGTTCAGCCCGCGCCTTCCGGCGCATCTGGCCCTGAAGCGCAACTCTATATCGACGCGGTTGCGGCGACGATGGGCGGCATGGGGTTCACCCCGATCGACACCGCGGCAACCGCGGATTATCTCGCCACGGTCGAATTTCGCCGTACCGATCGCGGCCAGGTCCGCACCCGCCCCCCCGTCACCATCGGCCTTGGCGGAGGCAGCTATGGCGGCAATGTCGGCGTGGGTGGCGGCGCCAGCGTCGGCATCGGCAGCAAAACCAAGACCGTCTATGCCTCCGAATTGTCGGTCCAGTTGCGGCGTCGCGGCGACAATACCGTGATCTGGGAAGGCAAGGCGATGACCGAGACGCTCGGCGCCGCCGACGGAACCCAGCCGACCGACACCGCGACGCGCCTGTCCGATGCGCTGTTCAAGGGCTTTCCCGGCCAGTCGGGGATCACTATCACGGTGAAATGA
- the ykgO gene encoding type B 50S ribosomal protein L36 has protein sequence MKIVNSLKSLKGRHRDNRVIRRRGRVYVINKTQRRFKARQG, from the coding sequence ATGAAGATCGTGAACAGCCTTAAGTCGCTCAAGGGGCGTCACCGCGACAATCGCGTGATCCGCCGTCGCGGACGCGTGTACGTCATCAACAAGACCCAGCGTCGCTTCAAGGCCCGCCAGGGCTGA